The following coding sequences are from one Triticum aestivum cultivar Chinese Spring chromosome 5A, IWGSC CS RefSeq v2.1, whole genome shotgun sequence window:
- the LOC123107584 gene encoding NEP1-interacting protein 2-like, whose product MLDVATRAAGGLARSLVVAAFGAAGTVIGGMLGLLWAFVNEDALLQGAVVGAVTGALVSVELADSLLRIWTCGDCSMDERIKRTRLVLRSVAAGRLLRGSVFPTISGALDSQIEALQQHHSSRGGLFEPSSGPVTAARRAAVESLPATVLTKETAGAGHHTTCPICLHEFQPGESARRLPACGHVFHLACIDSWLLWKPHCPMCRHAVY is encoded by the exons ATGCTCGACGTGGCCACAAGAGCAGCCGGCGGGCTGGCGCGCTCGCTGGTCGTCGCCGCCTTCGGCGCAG CCGGTACGGTGATCGGCGGCATGCTCGGCCTCCTGTGGGCCTTCGTCAACGAGGACGCCCTGCTGCAGGGCGCGGTCGTCGGGGCGGTCACCGGCGCCCTCGTCTCCGTGGAGCTCGCCGACTCCCTCCTCAGGATATGGACCTGCGGCGACTGCTCCATGGACGAGCGCATCAAACGCACG AGGCTGGTGCTCAGGAGCGTGGCGGCCGGCCGCCTTCTGCGCGGCTCGGTATTCCCGACCATCAGCGGTGCGCTGGACAGCCAGATCGAGGCGCTGCAGCAGCACCACTCCTCCCGAGGCGGCCTGTTCGAGCCGAGCTCTGGTCCGGTGACGGCCGCGCGGAGGGCCGCCGTCGAGAGCCTCCCGGCAACGGTGCTCACCAAGGAGACCGCGGGCGCAGGCCACCACACCACCTGCCCCATCTGCCTCCAT GAGTTCCAGCCCGGCGAGAGCGCAAGGAGGCTGCCGGCGTGCGGCCACGTGTTCCACCTGGCGTGCATCGACAGCTGGCTGCTGTGGAAGCCCCACTGCCCCATGTGCCGGCACGCCGTCTACTAG